In the genome of Nocardia sp. NBC_00416, one region contains:
- a CDS encoding enoyl-CoA hydratase, translating to MSDHSSTNTETGSIPYEPDVVTYERRGAVAVVTLNRPDYRNAQNSVMTYALDAAFERAVEDPEVKVIVLAGNGKHFSAGHDLGTPGRDHHVKYPNKATLWWDHVDRPGGDQRFSREMEVYLGMCRRWREIPKPTIAMVQGACIAGGLMLAWVCDMIIASDDAFFSDPVVRMGIPGVEYFAHPWVMGPRAAKEFLFTGDRFDAAQAKEWGMVNRVVPRADLESETMTLAEKISAMPQFGLALTKKAVNQSEDLMGMRTGMDSVFGLHHFAHAHNAEVGADSLGGMNAKSMKAQASSADAKSKDGKA from the coding sequence ATGTCGGATCACAGCTCCACGAACACCGAGACCGGGAGCATCCCCTACGAGCCCGATGTGGTGACCTACGAACGCCGCGGCGCCGTCGCGGTGGTCACCCTGAACCGGCCCGACTACCGCAACGCGCAGAACTCGGTGATGACCTACGCGCTCGACGCCGCATTCGAACGAGCGGTCGAGGACCCCGAGGTCAAGGTCATCGTGCTGGCCGGCAACGGAAAACATTTCAGCGCCGGACACGATCTGGGCACCCCCGGCCGCGACCATCACGTCAAGTACCCGAACAAGGCCACGCTCTGGTGGGACCACGTGGACCGCCCCGGCGGCGACCAGCGGTTCTCCCGGGAGATGGAGGTCTACCTGGGTATGTGCCGCCGCTGGCGGGAGATACCCAAACCCACCATCGCCATGGTCCAGGGGGCCTGCATCGCGGGCGGGCTCATGCTGGCCTGGGTCTGCGACATGATCATCGCCTCCGACGACGCGTTCTTCTCCGATCCGGTGGTGCGCATGGGCATTCCGGGCGTCGAATACTTCGCGCACCCCTGGGTCATGGGACCCCGGGCCGCCAAAGAGTTCCTCTTCACCGGCGACCGGTTCGATGCCGCGCAGGCCAAGGAATGGGGCATGGTCAACCGGGTCGTGCCGCGCGCGGATCTGGAATCGGAGACCATGACGCTGGCGGAGAAGATCTCGGCGATGCCGCAATTCGGCCTGGCGCTCACGAAAAAGGCGGTCAACCAGTCCGAGGACCTGATGGGTATGCGCACGGGAATGGACTCGGTTTTCGGCCTGCACCATTTCGCCCACGCGCACAACGCCGAGGTCGGGGCCGATTCCCTGGGCGGGATGAACGCCAAATCCATGAAAGCGCAGGCGAGTTCTGCCGACGCGAAGAGCAAGGACGGGAAAGCCTAG
- a CDS encoding Rieske 2Fe-2S domain-containing protein, with protein MAVTPASGGAKVRELDVGSTPTRYARGWHCLGLAQSFRDGKPHSVQAFGTKLVIWADSADELHVLDGYCRHMGGDLSMGEVKGDDIACPFHDWRWGANGKCTSIPYGRRVPPLARTRRWTTLERNGQLFIWHDHERNEPPPEVTIPHIAGPYTDADGNPVEELDSGWTQWTWNQLLIEGANCREIIDNVVDMAHFFYIHFAFPTYFKNVFEGHVATQFLETKGRPDVGLGAKYAGDQLLKSEASYFGPSYMINPLINSYGGYEITINLINCHYPVSQDSFMLQWGLTVEKPKGIDDATAQNLAKTMADFFGDGFLQDVEIWKHKSKVENPLLCEEDGPVYQLRRWYDQFYVDIADVTEKMTQRFEFEVDTTKANEAWEAEVEENLKRKREEEAAESGADQAEAGV; from the coding sequence ATGGCAGTAACCCCGGCAAGCGGTGGGGCGAAGGTACGGGAGCTCGACGTCGGATCGACCCCCACCCGGTACGCGCGCGGATGGCATTGCCTGGGCCTGGCCCAGAGCTTCCGGGACGGCAAACCGCACTCGGTCCAGGCGTTCGGCACCAAACTCGTGATCTGGGCCGACAGCGCCGACGAACTGCACGTCCTCGACGGGTACTGCCGCCATATGGGCGGTGACCTGAGCATGGGCGAGGTGAAGGGCGACGACATCGCCTGCCCGTTCCACGACTGGCGCTGGGGCGCGAACGGTAAATGCACGTCGATTCCGTACGGCCGGCGGGTGCCGCCGCTGGCCCGGACGCGGCGCTGGACCACGCTCGAACGCAACGGTCAGCTCTTCATCTGGCACGACCACGAGCGCAACGAACCGCCGCCCGAGGTGACCATCCCCCATATCGCCGGCCCCTATACCGACGCCGACGGCAATCCGGTCGAGGAACTGGACAGCGGCTGGACCCAGTGGACCTGGAACCAGCTGCTGATCGAGGGCGCGAACTGCCGCGAGATCATCGACAACGTCGTGGACATGGCCCACTTCTTCTATATCCACTTCGCGTTCCCGACCTACTTCAAGAACGTTTTCGAGGGCCATGTGGCCACTCAGTTCCTGGAAACCAAGGGTCGTCCGGACGTGGGGCTGGGCGCCAAATACGCCGGTGATCAGCTGTTGAAGTCGGAGGCGTCGTACTTCGGGCCGTCCTACATGATCAACCCGTTGATCAACAGCTACGGCGGCTACGAGATCACGATCAACCTGATCAACTGCCACTATCCGGTGTCGCAGGATTCGTTCATGCTGCAGTGGGGCCTGACTGTCGAGAAGCCGAAGGGCATCGACGACGCGACCGCGCAGAACCTCGCGAAGACCATGGCCGATTTCTTCGGCGACGGTTTCCTGCAGGACGTGGAGATCTGGAAGCACAAGTCCAAGGTCGAGAACCCGCTGCTCTGCGAGGAGGACGGTCCGGTCTATCAGCTGCGGCGCTGGTACGACCAGTTCTATGTCGACATCGCGGACGTGACCGAGAAGATGACGCAGCGGTTCGAATTCGAGGTCGACACCACCAAGGCCAACGAGGCCTGGGAGGCCGAGGTCGAGGAGAACCTGAAGCGTAAACGTGAGGAAGAGGCGGCCGAATCCGGCGCCGACCAGGCGGAGGCGGGAGTCTGA
- a CDS encoding acyl-CoA dehydrogenase family protein encodes MKFALSPEHLDFGASIRKLFESGSTAAAVRAWSAGDPAPGRTLIEQLAAAGALGLTVTEEFGGLGAEPLDQIVAFVEVGRAAAPGPLVESAAAVPALLQALAASDPEPAQRWLPGISEGTLSATVGFAGRGGRAVAVDADRVDLVLVTDGERLSTGRVGEPVRSVDPARRLFVVEADELIAEGPQVVEASAAGFDSGALANAAQLLGAGTALLDASTDYVKQRKQFGRPIGEFQAIKQKLADVFIGLDLAEPMLYRAALTTATPNRARDTSAAAVACADAAYRAARAALQVHGAIGYTAEYDLSLWLTRVTALRSAWGTPDLHRGRVADALRAGPAADPSGALT; translated from the coding sequence ATGAAGTTCGCGCTCAGCCCGGAGCACCTGGACTTCGGCGCCAGTATCCGCAAACTGTTCGAGTCCGGCTCCACCGCCGCCGCGGTGCGGGCGTGGAGCGCCGGGGATCCGGCTCCGGGTCGCACGCTGATCGAACAGCTGGCCGCCGCCGGGGCGCTCGGATTGACGGTCACCGAAGAGTTCGGCGGTCTCGGCGCCGAACCGCTCGACCAGATCGTCGCGTTCGTCGAAGTGGGGCGGGCGGCCGCGCCCGGGCCGCTGGTGGAATCGGCGGCCGCGGTTCCCGCGCTGCTGCAAGCGCTGGCGGCGAGTGACCCCGAACCCGCGCAACGCTGGCTGCCGGGCATCTCGGAGGGCACGCTGTCGGCCACCGTCGGTTTCGCCGGGCGCGGGGGTCGCGCGGTCGCCGTGGACGCCGATCGGGTCGATCTCGTTCTCGTGACCGACGGCGAACGCCTCAGCACGGGCCGGGTCGGCGAACCGGTGCGGTCGGTGGATCCGGCCCGGCGACTGTTCGTGGTCGAGGCGGACGAGCTGATTGCCGAGGGGCCGCAGGTGGTCGAAGCGAGTGCGGCGGGCTTCGATTCCGGGGCGCTCGCCAATGCGGCCCAACTGCTCGGCGCGGGCACAGCGCTGCTGGACGCGTCGACCGACTATGTGAAACAGCGCAAACAGTTCGGGCGTCCGATCGGTGAGTTCCAGGCGATCAAACAGAAGCTGGCCGATGTCTTCATCGGTCTCGACCTGGCCGAACCGATGCTGTACCGGGCCGCGCTGACCACCGCGACCCCCAACCGGGCCCGCGATACCTCCGCTGCGGCCGTGGCCTGCGCCGACGCCGCCTACCGGGCGGCCCGCGCCGCTCTGCAGGTACACGGCGCCATCGGTTACACCGCCGAATACGACCTGTCGCTGTGGCTGACCCGGGTCACCGCCCTGCGCAGCGCCTGGGGCACCCCGGATCTGCATCGCGGCCGGGTGGCCGACGCCCTGCGAGCCGGGCCCGCGGCGGATCCGTCCGGCGCGCTCACCTGA
- the rsgA gene encoding ribosome small subunit-dependent GTPase A, with translation MVDFDLLVPYGWTETTAAQYLPLLDPGCVPARIVRMDRGECDVVAPAGPARATCPRVDSPISGLCTGDWVTLDTRSHVRAALPRHSAITRSSASGRSESQVLAANVDTVLICAPADGDVDPGRIERMLALAWESGAQPVVVLTKADAADHVPLDEVRAVAPGAQVLAVSATAGIGLETLLALLDGTVVLLGASGAGKSTLANVLLDAEVFATDSVRAADKKGRHTTVHRELRPLPGGGTLIDTPGLRGVGLWDAAEGISRTFSDIEDLAANCRFADCAHDAEPDCAVRAALEAGEIPQRRVDSYRKLGRENAWMEARTDKRLRAEREKVWRGISKQQRRMYRERDTRR, from the coding sequence ATGGTCGACTTCGACCTGCTCGTTCCCTACGGCTGGACCGAAACCACCGCCGCGCAGTACCTCCCCCTCCTCGACCCCGGCTGTGTCCCCGCCCGGATCGTGCGGATGGATCGCGGCGAATGCGATGTCGTGGCACCCGCCGGCCCGGCCCGGGCCACCTGCCCGCGTGTGGATTCGCCGATCAGCGGCTTGTGCACTGGTGACTGGGTCACCCTCGACACCCGATCGCACGTCCGGGCCGCACTACCGCGTCATTCGGCCATCACCCGCTCGTCCGCGTCCGGACGCTCGGAGAGCCAGGTACTGGCCGCCAATGTCGACACCGTGCTGATCTGCGCACCCGCCGACGGTGACGTCGATCCGGGGCGGATCGAACGCATGCTCGCCTTGGCCTGGGAGAGCGGCGCCCAGCCGGTCGTCGTGCTCACCAAGGCCGACGCCGCCGATCACGTCCCCCTCGACGAAGTCCGCGCGGTCGCCCCGGGGGCGCAGGTACTGGCAGTCAGCGCGACCGCCGGGATCGGCCTGGAAACACTCCTGGCGCTGCTCGACGGCACCGTCGTTCTGCTCGGGGCATCCGGCGCCGGGAAATCCACCCTGGCGAACGTGCTGCTCGACGCGGAGGTCTTCGCGACCGATTCCGTACGCGCGGCCGACAAGAAAGGGCGGCACACCACGGTCCACCGGGAGCTACGGCCGCTACCCGGCGGCGGAACCCTCATCGACACCCCCGGGCTGCGGGGAGTCGGACTGTGGGATGCCGCCGAAGGCATCAGCCGCACCTTCAGCGATATCGAGGATCTCGCGGCGAACTGCCGGTTCGCCGATTGCGCGCACGACGCCGAACCGGATTGCGCCGTCCGGGCGGCCCTCGAAGCCGGCGAGATCCCGCAGCGGCGGGTGGACAGCTACCGGAAGCTGGGCCGGGAGAACGCCTGGATGGAGGCCCGGACGGACAAACGCCTGCGCGCCGAACGCGAGAAGGTCTGGCGGGGTATCAGCAAGCAACAGCGGCGGATGTACCGCGAGCGCGACACTCGTCGCTGA
- a CDS encoding acyl-CoA dehydrogenase family protein, with the protein MDDGEFAAQVRGWLDEQLEGEFRELRGLGGPGREHEAFDERLEWDRALAAAGWTCLGWPVEYGGRAASVRQQIIFHEEYAKANAPARVSHVGEELLGPTLLAFGTDAQRDRFLPGIRTVTELWCQGYSEPGAGSDLAAVSTSARLDGDQWSINGQKIWTSLAHVADWCFAVCRTEPGSKRHKGLSYLLVPMDQPGIEVRPIVQLTGTSEFNEVFFDNARTEADLVVGAPGDGWRVAMGTLNVERGISTLGQQIRFARELAAIEDLARDSGALDDPLLADKIDRAWVGLRVLRAHAQRTMAETADDGGQASVGKLLWANWHRGLGEIAMAVRGAAGLVAADGDLDEWQRLYLFTRADTIYGGSNEVQRNIISERVLGLPREARQ; encoded by the coding sequence CTGGACGACGGCGAATTCGCCGCCCAGGTGCGGGGCTGGCTCGATGAGCAGCTCGAGGGGGAATTCCGGGAGTTGCGCGGACTGGGCGGACCCGGTCGGGAACACGAGGCCTTCGACGAGCGCCTGGAATGGGACCGCGCACTGGCGGCCGCGGGCTGGACCTGCCTGGGCTGGCCGGTCGAATACGGCGGACGTGCGGCGAGCGTGCGACAGCAGATCATCTTCCACGAGGAATACGCCAAGGCCAACGCGCCGGCCCGCGTCTCCCACGTGGGCGAGGAACTCCTGGGCCCGACCCTGCTCGCCTTCGGTACCGACGCCCAGCGGGACCGGTTCCTGCCGGGGATCCGCACGGTCACCGAACTGTGGTGCCAGGGGTATTCCGAACCGGGCGCGGGCTCCGATCTCGCGGCGGTATCCACCTCGGCCCGGCTGGACGGCGACCAATGGTCGATCAACGGCCAGAAGATCTGGACCTCGCTGGCGCACGTGGCCGACTGGTGCTTCGCGGTGTGCCGTACCGAACCGGGCTCCAAACGCCACAAGGGTCTGTCCTACCTGCTGGTGCCGATGGACCAGCCCGGTATCGAGGTACGGCCGATCGTGCAGCTCACCGGCACCTCCGAATTCAACGAAGTGTTCTTCGACAACGCTCGCACCGAAGCCGATCTGGTGGTCGGCGCACCGGGCGACGGGTGGCGGGTCGCCATGGGCACGCTCAATGTCGAACGCGGGATCTCCACCCTCGGACAGCAGATCCGCTTCGCCCGGGAACTCGCGGCCATCGAGGATCTGGCCCGTGACTCCGGCGCTCTCGACGACCCACTGCTGGCGGACAAGATCGATCGAGCCTGGGTGGGGCTGCGGGTCCTGCGCGCGCACGCCCAGCGCACCATGGCCGAGACCGCCGACGACGGCGGCCAGGCGTCGGTGGGCAAACTGCTCTGGGCGAACTGGCATCGCGGACTCGGTGAGATCGCCATGGCGGTGCGCGGCGCTGCGGGACTGGTCGCCGCGGACGGTGATCTGGACGAATGGCAGCGGCTGTACCTGTTCACCCGCGCCGACACGATCTACGGAGGTTCGAACGAAGTGCAGCGCAATATCATTTCCGAGCGGGTGCTCGGTCTGCCCCGCGAGGCCCGGCAGTGA
- a CDS encoding acyl-CoA dehydrogenase family protein, protein MDLDLDDSTREFQREVREFLAANVPAQPLPSMDTEAGFEAHRAWERTLAEARLSVVSWPREFGGRDASLLEWVLFEQEYYAASAPGRVSQNGIFLLAPTLFEHGTPEQLERIMPRMARGDDIWAQAWSEPEAGSDLAGIRSTARRTDGGWVLSGQKTWSSRAAFADWAFGLFRSDPAAERHRGLTYLMFPLDAEGVTVRPIPQLDGEPGFAEIFLDDVFVPDTDVIGAPNEGWRVAMSTSSNERGLSLRSPGRFSATAQRLIDLWTAGADTGTAARDAVVDAWIGSEAYRLHTFGTVTRLNEGGKLGAESSITKVFWSELDISMHETALDLLGAEAEEASRWTDGYLFSLSGPIYAGTNEIQRNIIAERLLGLPRGSSR, encoded by the coding sequence ATGGATCTCGATCTCGACGACAGCACCCGGGAATTCCAGCGGGAGGTTCGCGAATTCCTGGCGGCGAACGTGCCGGCGCAACCCCTGCCCTCGATGGACACCGAGGCGGGTTTCGAAGCCCATCGGGCCTGGGAACGCACACTGGCCGAGGCGCGGCTCTCGGTGGTCTCCTGGCCCCGGGAATTCGGCGGTCGCGACGCGTCGCTGCTGGAATGGGTGCTGTTCGAGCAGGAGTACTACGCGGCGAGCGCGCCGGGCCGGGTGAGCCAGAACGGCATCTTCCTGCTGGCCCCCACCCTGTTCGAGCACGGCACGCCCGAGCAGTTGGAGCGGATCATGCCGCGGATGGCGCGCGGCGACGACATCTGGGCGCAGGCCTGGTCCGAGCCCGAGGCCGGCAGCGACCTGGCCGGTATCCGCTCCACCGCACGGCGTACCGACGGCGGCTGGGTGCTCAGCGGTCAGAAGACCTGGAGTTCGCGCGCGGCGTTCGCGGACTGGGCCTTCGGCTTGTTCCGCAGCGACCCCGCGGCCGAGCGGCACCGCGGCCTCACCTACCTGATGTTCCCGCTCGACGCCGAAGGCGTTACCGTGCGGCCGATCCCCCAGCTCGACGGGGAACCCGGTTTCGCGGAGATCTTCCTCGACGACGTCTTCGTCCCGGACACCGATGTCATCGGAGCCCCGAACGAGGGCTGGCGGGTCGCAATGAGCACGTCCAGCAACGAACGCGGTCTCTCACTGCGCAGCCCCGGCCGCTTCAGCGCGACCGCCCAGCGCCTGATCGACCTGTGGACCGCGGGCGCCGACACCGGCACCGCCGCCCGTGATGCCGTGGTCGACGCCTGGATCGGCAGCGAAGCCTACCGGCTGCACACCTTCGGGACAGTCACCCGGCTGAACGAGGGCGGAAAACTCGGCGCGGAATCCTCGATCACCAAGGTGTTCTGGTCCGAACTCGATATCTCCATGCACGAGACCGCACTCGACCTGCTGGGCGCCGAGGCCGAAGAGGCGAGCCGCTGGACCGACGGCTACCTGTTCTCGCTGTCCGGCCCGATCTACGCCGGCACCAACGAAATCCAACGCAATATCATCGCCGAGCGGCTCCTCGGCCTACCGAGGGGAAGCAGCCGATGA
- a CDS encoding FadD3 family acyl-CoA ligase, with protein MTTPAHTPPTDRTTPLALHAAAQTYRTAPALVDGPVQLDWTQLLEQVQDVARALLARGIRTGDRVGIWSPNTHHWVIAALGAHYAGATLVPLNTRYVADEVADVLRRVDAKALFIAGTFLKRDRLAELRAAAPELRIDTVVVLPVEGAQEPVENALNWSDLAATGTSVSREQARERAESISAEDLSDILFTSGTTGRSKGVLIAHRQTLSAVQGWTECATLNSDDNYLIVNPFFHSFGYKAGIIACLLTGATMVPQIVFDVPTTMRLIDQEKITVLPGPPTIYQSILDFPDRGGYELNSLRVAITGAAPVPVVLVERMWSELDFDVVLTAYGLSESTGFGTMCRVDDAAETISGTSGRPMAGFELKLSEAGEVLLRGPNVMLGYLDDPESTAKTIDADGWLHTGDIGEIDDRGYLKITDRLKDMYVSGGFNVYPAEVEQALARLAGVAVTTVIGVPDERMGEVGKAYVVRKPGATLSEDQVFSHATKVLANFKVPRFVEFRDELPYNAAGKVLKRQLREENS; from the coding sequence GTGACAACCCCCGCGCACACACCGCCGACGGACCGGACCACGCCACTGGCGCTGCACGCCGCCGCGCAGACATATCGCACGGCGCCCGCGCTGGTCGACGGACCCGTCCAGCTCGACTGGACCCAACTGCTCGAACAAGTACAGGACGTGGCGCGGGCCCTGCTCGCGCGCGGTATCCGCACCGGCGACCGGGTGGGCATCTGGTCGCCCAACACCCACCACTGGGTGATCGCCGCCCTGGGCGCCCACTACGCCGGCGCGACCCTGGTCCCCCTCAACACCCGCTACGTCGCCGACGAGGTGGCCGACGTACTGCGGCGAGTGGATGCCAAGGCCCTGTTCATCGCGGGCACCTTCCTGAAACGCGACCGGCTCGCCGAGTTGCGCGCGGCCGCACCGGAGCTGCGGATCGACACGGTCGTGGTGCTGCCGGTCGAGGGCGCGCAGGAACCGGTCGAGAACGCGCTGAACTGGTCGGACCTGGCCGCGACGGGCACGTCGGTGAGCCGCGAACAGGCGCGGGAACGGGCCGAGTCCATCAGCGCCGAGGATCTGTCCGACATTCTGTTCACCTCCGGCACCACCGGCCGCAGCAAGGGCGTGCTGATCGCGCATCGGCAGACGTTGTCCGCGGTCCAGGGCTGGACGGAATGCGCGACGTTGAACAGCGACGACAACTACCTGATCGTCAACCCGTTCTTCCACAGCTTCGGCTACAAGGCCGGGATCATCGCCTGCCTGCTCACCGGGGCCACCATGGTGCCGCAGATCGTGTTCGACGTGCCGACCACGATGCGGCTGATCGATCAGGAGAAGATCACGGTCCTGCCCGGACCACCCACCATCTACCAGTCGATCCTGGATTTCCCCGACCGCGGCGGATACGAGCTGAACAGTCTGCGGGTGGCGATCACCGGAGCGGCGCCGGTGCCGGTGGTGCTGGTCGAACGGATGTGGTCGGAACTCGATTTCGATGTGGTGCTCACCGCCTATGGTCTGTCGGAATCGACCGGGTTCGGAACCATGTGCCGGGTCGACGACGCGGCCGAGACCATTTCCGGCACCAGCGGACGCCCGATGGCCGGTTTCGAGCTGAAGCTGAGCGAGGCCGGTGAAGTACTGCTGCGCGGTCCCAATGTGATGCTCGGCTATCTGGACGATCCGGAGAGCACCGCGAAAACGATCGACGCGGACGGCTGGCTGCACACCGGCGATATCGGCGAGATCGACGACCGCGGCTATCTGAAGATCACCGACCGCCTCAAGGACATGTATGTCAGCGGCGGTTTCAATGTGTACCCCGCGGAGGTCGAACAGGCCCTCGCCAGGTTGGCCGGGGTCGCCGTGACCACGGTGATCGGTGTGCCCGACGAGCGGATGGGCGAGGTGGGCAAGGCCTACGTGGTCCGCAAACCGGGCGCGACGCTCAGCGAGGACCAGGTGTTCTCCCATGCCACCAAGGTGCTGGCCAACTTCAAGGTGCCGCGCTTCGTCGAATTCCGTGACGAGCTGCCCTACAACGCCGCCGGCAAGGTGCTCAAACGCCAGCTACGTGAGGAGAATTCGTAA
- a CDS encoding acyl-CoA dehydrogenase family protein — protein MISEEQQELVAAVRGLLAKRDARAGIRQAMDTDLGYDPKLWAQLCEQVGVAALAVPEEFGGFGAGLVESLLVVGELGRTLADVPMLGSAVLGVQAVLLSGDTDACARLLPEVAEGSRTLAVCWASARGWDDFGVRADGETLDGTAHYVLDGTIADTLIVVTDTGLFEVDPSAAGVERQRVAAMDPSRSLSEISFTATPGRRLGSAEVGPVAERLHRIAWAAVAAEQVGAAEYCLEATVEYTKSRVQFGRAIGSFQALKHRMADMYVLAESAKSASLAATFAVAEDSATAPEDVWVARRQCSESFSAIAAETIQLHGGIAITWEHDAHLYFKRAHGDAELFGHPARPLVNS, from the coding sequence ATGATCAGCGAGGAACAGCAGGAGCTGGTGGCGGCGGTCCGGGGACTGCTGGCCAAGCGGGACGCCCGGGCCGGTATCCGCCAGGCCATGGACACCGATCTGGGCTACGACCCGAAGCTGTGGGCGCAACTGTGCGAGCAGGTCGGCGTCGCGGCGCTGGCCGTTCCCGAGGAGTTCGGCGGGTTCGGCGCGGGCCTGGTCGAATCTCTCCTGGTGGTGGGTGAACTCGGCCGGACACTCGCCGACGTACCGATGCTGGGGTCCGCGGTGCTGGGTGTCCAGGCGGTGCTGCTCTCCGGCGACACCGACGCCTGCGCCCGGCTGCTGCCCGAGGTGGCCGAGGGCAGCCGCACGCTCGCCGTCTGCTGGGCCTCGGCGCGGGGCTGGGACGACTTCGGCGTGCGGGCGGACGGGGAAACCCTCGACGGCACAGCGCACTATGTCCTGGACGGCACCATCGCCGACACCTTGATCGTGGTGACCGATACCGGATTGTTCGAGGTCGATCCGTCCGCCGCCGGTGTCGAACGGCAGCGGGTCGCGGCCATGGACCCCTCCCGCAGTCTGTCCGAGATCTCCTTCACCGCAACCCCGGGCCGTCGCCTGGGCAGCGCCGAAGTGGGCCCGGTCGCCGAACGCCTGCACCGGATCGCGTGGGCCGCCGTCGCCGCCGAGCAGGTCGGCGCGGCCGAATACTGCCTGGAGGCGACCGTGGAATACACCAAGTCACGAGTGCAGTTCGGCCGGGCCATCGGCAGTTTCCAAGCCCTCAAGCATCGTATGGCCGATATGTACGTACTGGCCGAATCCGCGAAATCCGCCTCCCTGGCCGCCACATTCGCGGTGGCCGAGGATTCGGCGACCGCGCCCGAAGATGTGTGGGTCGCCCGCCGCCAGTGCTCCGAATCGTTCTCGGCGATCGCCGCGGAAACCATCCAGTTGCACGGCGGTATCGCCATCACCTGGGAACACGACGCGCACCTGTACTTCAAACGCGCCCACGGCGACGCCGAGCTCTTCGGCCACCCGGCCCGGCCGCTCGTCAACAGCTGA
- a CDS encoding SDR family oxidoreductase, with protein sequence MSGPLSVAPEQTPAHGLLSGRRAVVTAAAGTGIGSATARRLLAEGADVVVSDWHERRLEATRAELATEFGDRTVGAVVCDVTSTAQVDELVRAAAEALGGVDIFVNNAGLGGETPVVDMTDEQWDRVLDITLNGTFRCTRAALNYFRDAKHGGVIVNNASVLGWRAQYGQAHYAAAKAGVMALTRCSAVEAAELGVRINAVSPSIARHAFLDKVSSSELLDRLSEREAFGRAAEPWEVAATIAMLASDYTTYLTGEVVSISSQRA encoded by the coding sequence GTGAGCGGGCCGCTGTCGGTCGCACCCGAGCAGACACCGGCCCACGGCCTGCTCAGCGGTCGCCGGGCCGTGGTCACCGCGGCCGCGGGTACCGGGATCGGGTCGGCCACGGCCCGCCGGTTGCTCGCCGAGGGCGCCGACGTGGTGGTGTCGGACTGGCACGAACGGCGCCTGGAGGCGACGCGGGCGGAGCTGGCCACGGAGTTCGGTGACCGCACGGTCGGGGCCGTCGTCTGCGATGTGACCAGCACGGCGCAGGTCGACGAACTGGTCCGGGCCGCCGCCGAGGCCCTGGGCGGAGTCGATATCTTCGTCAACAATGCCGGACTCGGCGGTGAGACGCCGGTGGTCGATATGACCGACGAGCAGTGGGACCGCGTACTCGACATCACCTTGAACGGCACCTTCCGGTGCACCCGGGCCGCCCTGAACTACTTCCGGGACGCGAAACACGGTGGCGTGATCGTCAACAACGCCAGTGTGCTGGGCTGGCGGGCTCAGTACGGCCAGGCGCACTACGCCGCCGCGAAGGCCGGTGTGATGGCGCTGACCAGGTGCAGTGCGGTGGAAGCCGCCGAACTGGGCGTCCGGATCAACGCGGTATCGCCGAGCATCGCCCGGCACGCCTTCCTGGACAAGGTCAGCTCCTCGGAACTGCTGGACCGCCTTTCCGAGCGTGAGGCTTTCGGTCGGGCCGCCGAACCGTGGGAAGTCGCGGCCACTATCGCGATGCTCGCCAGCGACTACACGACCTACCTCACCGGCGAGGTCGTGTCGATCAGCAGCCAGCGCGCCTGA
- a CDS encoding helix-turn-helix domain-containing protein, with the protein MDEAQHGSTDNPGGHAGNLDDDDYPSYSMGAAAAALGVTQAFLRALDTAQLLTPQRSDGGHRRYSRYQLRIAARVRELVDQGTALDAACRIIILEDQLAEAQQINAELRQTPQPTDPTE; encoded by the coding sequence ATGGACGAAGCTCAGCACGGATCGACGGATAACCCCGGCGGCCACGCCGGCAACCTCGACGATGACGACTACCCCTCCTACAGCATGGGCGCCGCCGCGGCGGCCCTCGGCGTCACCCAAGCCTTCCTGCGAGCCCTGGACACGGCCCAGTTGCTCACCCCGCAACGCTCCGACGGCGGACACCGCCGCTACTCGCGCTACCAACTACGCATCGCGGCCCGGGTCCGGGAACTGGTCGACCAGGGCACCGCGCTGGACGCGGCGTGCCGCATCATCATCCTCGAAGACCAACTCGCCGAAGCCCAGCAGATCAACGCCGAACTGCGACAAACCCCGCAACCCACCGACCCCACAGAATGA